In the Methanobacterium sp. genome, one interval contains:
- a CDS encoding tyrosine--tRNA ligase, which produces MDSTRNIIKKGALEVVTPDELDEKIRKNQKTAYIGYEPSGKVHLGHAITVKKMIDLEKAGFKVKILLADLHAFLNGKGSLEEIKEISDYNAKCFRALGLSEEAEFILGSSFQTREDYTMKVYQLALLTTLTRAKRSMAQITRDAEDHQVAEVIYPLMQVVDMLFLDVDLAVGGMEQRKIHMLARDNLPKLGFQSPVCIHTPLLHGTDGSDKMSSSKENFIAIDDEPKVIKKKIKKSYCPAGEIEGNPIIEIAHHFIFSEEDRLVIKRPDKFGGNLDLTQEELLKMYKNRDLHPLDLKNSVADCLADILEPVRNYLKKNS; this is translated from the coding sequence ATTGATTCAACAAGAAATATTATAAAAAAAGGTGCTCTGGAGGTGGTAACTCCAGATGAACTCGACGAAAAAATCAGAAAAAATCAGAAAACTGCATATATAGGATATGAACCCTCCGGTAAGGTGCATTTGGGCCATGCCATCACTGTGAAAAAGATGATAGACCTAGAAAAAGCAGGTTTCAAAGTAAAGATACTCCTAGCTGATCTTCATGCTTTTCTCAATGGTAAGGGCAGTCTTGAGGAAATAAAAGAAATTTCTGATTATAATGCTAAATGTTTCAGGGCTTTGGGGCTTTCTGAAGAAGCTGAATTTATTTTAGGGAGTAGCTTCCAAACTCGGGAAGATTACACCATGAAAGTTTATCAATTAGCGCTTTTAACCACTTTAACTCGGGCTAAAAGGAGTATGGCCCAAATTACCCGGGATGCTGAGGATCATCAGGTAGCAGAGGTCATTTATCCATTGATGCAAGTCGTGGATATGTTGTTTTTAGATGTGGACTTGGCTGTGGGAGGTATGGAACAGAGGAAAATTCATATGTTGGCACGTGACAACTTACCTAAATTAGGATTTCAATCACCAGTCTGTATTCACACCCCTCTTTTGCATGGTACTGATGGATCTGATAAAATGTCATCTAGTAAGGAAAACTTCATAGCCATAGATGATGAGCCAAAGGTGATCAAAAAGAAAATCAAAAAGAGTTACTGTCCTGCTGGTGAGATTGAAGGAAACCCCATAATAGAAATAGCCCATCATTTCATATTCAGCGAAGAGGATAGGCTGGTTATTAAAAGGCCGGATAAATTCGGCGGAAATTTGGATTTAACCCAGGAAGAACTCTTAAAAATGTATAAAAATAGAGATTTGCATCCTTTAGATTTGAAAAATAGTGTTGCAGATTGTTTAGCGGATATCTTAGAGCCAGTTCGGAATTATCTTAAAAAAAACTCATAA
- a CDS encoding SAM-dependent methyltransferase: MIAAFSILWPLAIGAAYSPSSRRVVRKMLNMADVTPEDLVYDLGSGDGRIVTEAVQRYNALGVGVEADPIRVIWSKANIYKLGLQGHVKIIWGNLFHQNLSQATVVILFLWGRTNEKLKKKLQEELEPGTRVVSYIWKFKDWTPSKVDEKERIYLYIIGESDKPLKKNNKEYS, from the coding sequence ATGATAGCTGCTTTTTCTATACTCTGGCCCCTAGCCATTGGTGCAGCGTACTCTCCTTCATCTAGGAGAGTGGTTCGGAAAATGTTAAATATGGCAGATGTCACCCCAGAAGATTTGGTCTATGATTTGGGATCAGGCGATGGTAGAATTGTTACAGAAGCTGTACAAAGATACAACGCATTGGGAGTGGGAGTGGAGGCTGATCCGATCCGTGTGATATGGTCCAAGGCAAATATCTATAAATTAGGATTACAGGGGCACGTGAAAATAATTTGGGGAAACCTATTTCACCAGAATCTCAGCCAAGCTACAGTGGTTATCCTATTCCTCTGGGGCAGAACCAATGAAAAATTGAAGAAAAAACTCCAGGAAGAACTTGAACCTGGGACTCGGGTTGTGTCTTACATTTGGAAATTCAAAGATTGGACTCCCAGCAAAGTAGATGAAAAGGAACGGATATATCTTTATATTATTGGAGAAAGTGATAAACCCCTTAAAAAAAACAATAAAGAGTATTCATAG
- a CDS encoding UbiA family prenyltransferase yields MNPYIEILRPGNAIMAVIAILLMAIISGKFTLEVAMASVVVFIVTGAGNSINDYFDHKIDAVNKPERPIPSGRITLKKALIYSITLSTVGILIALLINVLLGSIAFFSSILMIFYARDLKTKCLIGNIAISFLTGLCFVFGGIAVDQITISVYLGFFAFLMTMAREIVKDMEDMVGDKKEGATTLPILYGKRNSSIIASFFMIIASLTSPILYFIGIFSIYYLIILLIAIIVFLSSAISILKDQSLENTRKISKRIKIGMGIIFLAFAAGSPYLTSFFQL; encoded by the coding sequence ATGAATCCCTATATAGAAATATTGAGGCCAGGGAATGCTATAATGGCAGTTATTGCCATTTTGTTAATGGCAATAATAAGTGGAAAATTCACATTGGAGGTGGCAATGGCTTCAGTGGTAGTGTTCATTGTTACCGGGGCTGGGAACAGCATAAACGACTACTTTGATCATAAAATTGATGCAGTTAACAAACCAGAACGTCCCATCCCCTCAGGGAGAATTACCCTAAAAAAAGCATTAATCTATTCAATCACTTTGTCTACAGTGGGAATCCTAATTGCCCTTTTAATAAACGTTCTCCTTGGAAGTATTGCCTTTTTTAGCTCTATTTTGATGATATTTTATGCTCGTGATCTGAAGACAAAATGTTTGATTGGAAACATAGCCATATCCTTTTTAACAGGATTGTGTTTCGTGTTTGGTGGAATTGCAGTTGACCAGATAACGATCTCAGTTTATCTAGGATTTTTTGCCTTTTTAATGACCATGGCCCGGGAAATTGTGAAGGATATGGAGGATATGGTGGGTGATAAAAAGGAAGGAGCCACAACCCTACCCATATTATACGGTAAAAGGAATTCCTCAATTATTGCTAGCTTTTTCATGATAATTGCCAGTTTAACTAGTCCAATACTCTATTTTATAGGAATATTCAGCATATACTATTTAATTATTCTCTTAATTGCAATTATTGTGTTCTTATCATCAGCAATATCCATATTAAAAGATCAATCCCTTGAAAACACTCGAAAAATTTCTAAAAGAATCAAAATAGGGATGGGGATCATATTTTTAGCGTTTGCTGCTGGTTCCCCATATTTAACTTCATTTTTCCAACTTTAA
- a CDS encoding translation initiation factor IF-2 subunit beta, giving the protein MSDYEELLDRAIEQIPPQARETKRFSVPKAYSIIQGNRTIIQNFGEVTDAMNRDPQHVLKFLLRELGTAGNLEGNRAIMQGKFTHYLINERMDDYVKRFIMCHECNRPDTKIIREDRIFILKCEACGAKAPLKTL; this is encoded by the coding sequence ATGAGCGATTATGAAGAATTATTGGATAGGGCTATTGAGCAGATCCCCCCACAAGCCAGGGAAACCAAAAGGTTCTCTGTGCCTAAGGCCTACTCCATTATCCAGGGAAACAGGACAATCATACAAAATTTTGGAGAAGTAACCGACGCAATGAACAGGGACCCCCAACATGTTCTTAAGTTTCTGTTAAGAGAGTTAGGTACTGCTGGTAACTTGGAGGGAAACCGAGCCATAATGCAGGGAAAATTCACCCATTATCTGATTAATGAACGGATGGACGATTATGTGAAACGCTTTATCATGTGTCACGAGTGTAACCGTCCTGACACTAAAATCATAAGGGAAGACCGTATTTTCATCTTGAAATGTGAAGCATGCGGTGCTAAAGCCCCTTTGAAGACTCTTTAA
- a CDS encoding DMT family transporter, producing MNRFWGYFSAIIVAVLFGVWITLDKILLNYLHPLTLAAMVYMLASVFLFMIRFSPLHNHILKIIHRESRVKIKISRRNYFTLFLTALFGAFIGPALYLNGLNQITAVNAAFLTNFEILFIIILGILFLKEKVQLKDIVGFAFLLLGAIFLSTNNLQNLTFDENLFGSLLIIVACFFWSMDTTLTKFLSDKRDIFFLTGLKCGIGGMILFTVSSYLGLSFNLQLDMLPILLCIAWFCMSFSVVLIYLAIREIGSTRTGSIFSTSSLFGAFIAFIVLGEPLKITQLLFGVLMFVGILILYKDGDLKSNEELKLS from the coding sequence ATGAATCGTTTTTGGGGATATTTTAGTGCAATAATAGTGGCTGTGTTATTTGGGGTTTGGATAACGTTGGATAAAATTTTACTAAACTATCTACATCCCCTGACATTGGCAGCCATGGTTTATATGTTGGCCAGTGTTTTTCTATTCATGATTAGGTTTTCCCCTTTACACAACCACATACTTAAGATTATCCACAGAGAAAGCAGGGTTAAAATAAAAATTTCCCGAAGAAATTACTTTACCTTATTTTTAACAGCACTTTTCGGAGCTTTCATAGGTCCGGCATTATATTTGAATGGGTTGAACCAGATAACCGCAGTCAATGCTGCTTTTTTAACAAATTTTGAAATTCTCTTCATCATTATTTTAGGCATTCTCTTCCTGAAAGAAAAGGTTCAACTTAAAGATATAGTTGGGTTTGCTTTTTTGCTGTTAGGTGCTATTTTTTTGAGCACTAACAATCTTCAAAATCTCACTTTCGATGAAAATTTATTTGGCAGTCTTCTAATAATTGTAGCATGTTTTTTTTGGAGCATGGACACTACGTTGACCAAGTTTTTGAGTGATAAGCGAGATATATTCTTTTTAACTGGTTTAAAATGTGGCATTGGTGGCATGATTCTGTTTACAGTATCTTCTTATCTGGGTTTAAGCTTTAATTTACAACTAGATATGTTACCAATTTTACTGTGCATTGCATGGTTTTGCATGAGTTTTTCTGTAGTTCTCATATACCTTGCAATCAGGGAAATTGGATCCACGCGAACCGGATCAATATTTTCTACCAGCTCTCTTTTCGGAGCATTTATTGCATTTATAGTACTGGGAGAACCTTTAAAAATAACTCAGTTACTGTTTGGTGTACTGATGTTTGTAGGCATACTTATATTATACAAAGATGGCGATCTAAAAAGTAATGAGGAGCTTAAACTAAGTTAA
- a CDS encoding NMD protein affecting ribosome stability and mRNA decay: MFCIECGKENVKLYEGRCSSCFASGNTLITIPSDMTVEFCAHCSSIHAGDKWLERKQSEEDIIAEKIVQESVPDENAEDIVLEIDPINQKGSILEMLVKASGKVLEVPVKREFTLKVKLNRSVCPECSKHASGYYEAVLQLRGDKRPLSSVEIKIADEIIEKNLEKLFHKNRMAYLTQKVEIKGGFDYYFGSYKAARKISNALKDQMGGLIGESPRLMGRDKSAGKDLYRIWISFRLPFFHKGDFITHDKHIGLVIDINGKRILIHDLETMDKISLSWREYSNLQLAAHGKEIKTTTVTSKTPTKIQLLHPETYQPIDLDLLPEFSDINIGDQVKVVEILEKIYILPSNILLE, from the coding sequence ATGTTCTGTATTGAGTGCGGTAAAGAAAACGTAAAACTCTATGAAGGTCGTTGCAGCTCCTGTTTTGCATCTGGAAACACATTAATCACTATTCCTTCAGATATGACAGTTGAATTTTGTGCTCACTGCTCATCAATTCATGCAGGTGACAAGTGGTTGGAGCGTAAACAGTCCGAAGAGGATATCATAGCCGAAAAAATAGTCCAAGAATCTGTGCCAGATGAAAATGCCGAAGATATCGTTCTGGAAATAGATCCAATTAACCAAAAAGGATCAATATTGGAGATGTTAGTGAAAGCCAGTGGTAAAGTCTTGGAAGTGCCTGTAAAAAGAGAATTTACTTTAAAGGTTAAACTAAACCGAAGTGTGTGTCCAGAATGCAGTAAACATGCTTCAGGATATTATGAAGCAGTGCTGCAGTTGAGGGGAGATAAAAGACCGTTAAGTTCTGTCGAAATAAAGATTGCTGATGAAATTATTGAAAAAAACTTGGAAAAGTTATTCCATAAAAACCGCATGGCTTATCTAACCCAGAAAGTAGAAATAAAAGGGGGTTTTGACTATTATTTTGGTTCTTATAAAGCTGCCCGGAAGATTTCAAATGCTTTGAAAGACCAAATGGGGGGTTTAATAGGAGAATCACCTCGACTCATGGGCAGAGACAAATCAGCGGGAAAAGATCTTTATAGAATATGGATATCTTTCAGACTCCCTTTTTTCCATAAAGGTGATTTCATTACTCATGATAAACACATTGGCTTGGTAATCGATATAAATGGTAAAAGGATACTTATCCATGACTTGGAAACAATGGATAAAATTTCATTATCTTGGCGTGAATACTCCAATTTACAGTTGGCAGCCCATGGAAAAGAGATTAAAACTACCACTGTAACCTCCAAAACTCCGACTAAAATCCAGTTACTTCACCCGGAAACATATCAACCCATTGATCTGGATTTATTACCTGAATTTTCAGATATAAACATTGGCGACCAGGTGAAAGTGGTGGAAATCTTGGAAAAAATCTATATCCTACCCTCAAATATTCTCCTGGAATAA
- a CDS encoding minichromosome maintenance protein MCM: protein METSVQTTTDKTKNPVAKFEEFFSTKYKDTVFEALEKYPDQKSAIVDYVELEMFDPDLADLLIEKPEEVIKAASKAIGNIDPLRKNAELHIRFENVSNNIPLRFLRSKYIGKLVAVDGIVRKTDEIRPRILKAIFECRSCMRLHEVQQKSNLITEPALCQECGGRSFRILQEESEFLDTQSTKVQEPLENLSGGEQPRQISVVLEDDLVDTVTPGDVVRITGTMKTVRDEKTKRFKNYIYGNYISALEQEFEELQISPEDEEEIRDLAANPDVYNKIINSTAPSIKGYREVKEAIALQLFGGSAKELEDKTRIRGDIHILIVGDPGIGKSQMLKYVSKLAPRGIYTSGKGTSGVGLTAAAVRDEFGGWSLEAGALVLGDKGNVCVDELDKMRPEDRSAIHEALEQQTISIAKAGIMATLNSRCSVLAAANPKFGRFDRYKSIAEQINLPSTILSRFDLIFVVEDKPDVERDSALASHILNIHRDTSIPYEIDPELLRKYIAYARREIHPHLTNEAMDVLREFYVGMRGGASDEDSPVPITARQLEALVRLAEASAKIRLGDEVTADDAKRAVSLQEKCLKQVGYDPETGKVDIDKVEGRTPKSDRDKIRVVQEIIKELEEEYGGRAPTNILITEMRDRYNMSQEKVEDLIRQLKRKGIIYEPQQGYLRVA from the coding sequence ATGGAAACTTCAGTTCAGACTACAACAGATAAAACTAAAAATCCTGTGGCCAAGTTCGAGGAATTCTTTAGTACCAAGTATAAAGACACTGTATTTGAGGCTTTGGAAAAATATCCAGACCAAAAATCAGCCATAGTGGATTATGTGGAGCTAGAGATGTTCGACCCGGACCTGGCTGATTTATTGATCGAAAAACCGGAAGAAGTGATTAAGGCTGCCTCAAAAGCCATTGGGAACATTGACCCCCTTCGAAAGAATGCTGAACTGCATATTCGTTTTGAAAATGTGAGTAACAATATCCCCTTACGCTTCTTACGAAGTAAATATATTGGAAAATTAGTGGCAGTGGATGGAATCGTTCGTAAGACCGATGAAATCCGTCCACGTATTTTAAAGGCCATATTTGAGTGTCGCAGTTGCATGCGGCTGCATGAAGTGCAACAGAAAAGTAATCTCATTACTGAACCAGCACTCTGCCAAGAATGTGGAGGTCGTTCTTTCCGAATCCTGCAGGAAGAATCTGAATTCCTGGACACCCAATCCACCAAAGTCCAGGAACCCCTGGAAAACCTTTCAGGAGGTGAACAACCCCGTCAGATAAGCGTGGTGCTTGAAGATGACTTGGTGGACACAGTGACCCCGGGAGACGTGGTTCGAATAACCGGAACCATGAAAACAGTTCGGGATGAAAAAACCAAACGTTTCAAGAATTATATCTATGGTAACTACATTTCAGCCTTGGAACAGGAATTCGAAGAGTTGCAGATAAGTCCTGAAGATGAAGAAGAGATTAGAGATTTGGCTGCTAACCCAGATGTTTATAACAAAATCATCAATTCAACTGCACCATCCATCAAAGGTTACCGAGAAGTTAAAGAGGCTATTGCCCTCCAATTGTTTGGTGGATCCGCTAAAGAACTGGAAGATAAAACCAGGATCAGAGGAGATATTCACATTCTAATTGTGGGAGACCCTGGAATAGGTAAATCCCAGATGCTTAAATATGTTTCTAAGCTGGCACCACGAGGAATTTACACCAGTGGTAAAGGAACCAGTGGAGTGGGACTGACTGCTGCAGCAGTAAGGGATGAATTCGGTGGCTGGTCTTTAGAAGCAGGTGCACTTGTTTTGGGTGATAAAGGTAATGTTTGTGTCGATGAACTGGACAAAATGCGGCCAGAAGATCGATCGGCAATTCACGAAGCACTGGAACAACAAACCATTAGTATAGCAAAAGCCGGTATTATGGCTACTTTAAACTCACGTTGCTCGGTTTTGGCAGCGGCAAACCCAAAATTTGGACGTTTTGATCGTTATAAATCGATAGCAGAGCAGATAAACCTGCCATCTACAATATTATCACGTTTTGATTTGATTTTTGTGGTTGAGGACAAGCCAGATGTGGAAAGAGACAGTGCACTGGCCAGTCACATCCTAAATATTCACCGAGATACTTCTATACCATATGAAATAGATCCGGAGCTCCTCAGAAAGTACATTGCCTATGCTCGGAGAGAAATACACCCACATCTGACTAACGAAGCTATGGATGTTCTTAGAGAGTTCTATGTGGGTATGCGTGGAGGGGCCTCAGATGAAGATTCCCCAGTACCTATAACTGCTAGACAATTAGAGGCACTGGTCCGTCTGGCTGAAGCAAGCGCTAAAATTCGATTAGGAGATGAAGTTACTGCAGATGATGCAAAACGTGCTGTTAGTCTGCAAGAAAAATGTTTAAAACAAGTAGGGTATGATCCAGAGACTGGTAAAGTTGATATCGACAAGGTTGAAGGACGAACACCCAAATCTGATCGGGACAAAATTAGAGTGGTTCAGGAAATCATCAAAGAACTTGAAGAAGAGTATGGAGGAAGAGCCCCCACCAATATACTTATAACTGAAATGCGAGATAGATATAATATGAGCCAGGAAAAGGTTGAAGACCTGATCCGCCAGTTAAAACGAAAAGGAATCATTTATGAACCTCAGCAGGGCTACCTTCGGGTTGCTTAA
- a CDS encoding membrane-associated protein, which translates to MFTTIIKSIESLIISHTSLAVFLGCILEQIIVPIPASLIVVSSTFVILKGTSFSLAALGTLFIKIIIPASLGITLGSLVYYALAYKLGMPFIERTGKYLGVSVQDIESVGKKVDESRYDELFIFLARCFPVIPAIAVNLFCGIIHYDLKKYLIITFLGSAVQILGWGLLAWFSGNVYMILEDKIAYIGNIITVIIILIVIYFIIMKKREMKRKK; encoded by the coding sequence ATGTTCACAACAATTATTAAATCCATAGAATCTTTGATAATTAGCCACACATCCTTAGCAGTATTTTTAGGATGTATACTGGAACAGATAATTGTTCCCATCCCTGCCAGTCTCATAGTTGTTAGCTCTACCTTTGTGATTCTTAAAGGAACCAGTTTTTCACTGGCTGCTTTAGGTACTTTATTCATTAAAATAATAATTCCCGCTTCCCTGGGAATCACATTAGGCTCACTTGTTTATTATGCACTCGCTTATAAACTGGGAATGCCATTTATTGAACGAACAGGTAAATATTTGGGGGTTTCGGTTCAAGATATTGAATCTGTTGGGAAAAAAGTAGATGAAAGCCGTTATGATGAATTATTCATTTTCTTGGCACGTTGCTTCCCAGTTATTCCCGCCATAGCAGTCAATCTGTTTTGTGGCATAATCCATTATGATTTGAAAAAATATTTGATTATCACCTTTTTAGGCTCTGCTGTTCAAATATTAGGTTGGGGATTATTAGCCTGGTTCTCTGGAAACGTGTACATGATTTTAGAAGATAAAATTGCATACATTGGCAATATAATAACTGTGATAATTATCTTGATTGTGATTTACTTTATAATAATGAAAAAACGTGAGATGAAAAGGAAAAAATAG
- a CDS encoding iron-binding protein — translation MTDNNPSENKMKIKIVKDGPYIVSGSVPLYEQTIITDEAGHTKDLTDEKELPLKDTYTLCRCGASKNKPYCDGEHNNIKFDGTETASKTPYIERSQIYEGPELRLTDAPEFCDHSRFCLRSGGIRKLIAQSNVPEARKTAIQQAMICPSGRLVLWDKKTGKPFEKEFKPSIVLIHDQQKKCPGPIWVRGGIPMESADGTKYETRNRVTLCRCGKSENKPYCDGSHWMSSDLKLKFRKKWGLDEK, via the coding sequence ATGACTGATAATAATCCTTCAGAGAATAAAATGAAGATTAAAATAGTAAAAGACGGGCCTTACATTGTTTCGGGCAGTGTTCCCTTGTATGAACAGACAATAATAACTGATGAAGCTGGTCACACTAAGGACTTGACTGATGAAAAAGAATTGCCCCTAAAAGATACTTACACCCTTTGCCGTTGCGGTGCATCAAAAAATAAACCATACTGTGATGGTGAACATAACAACATTAAATTCGATGGCACTGAAACAGCCAGTAAAACACCTTACATTGAAAGATCTCAAATATATGAAGGTCCTGAATTGAGATTAACCGATGCTCCTGAATTTTGTGATCACTCCAGGTTCTGTCTCAGATCCGGTGGAATTAGGAAACTAATTGCCCAATCTAATGTTCCAGAAGCTAGAAAAACAGCAATTCAACAAGCCATGATCTGCCCCTCTGGAAGACTGGTACTGTGGGATAAAAAAACTGGAAAACCATTCGAAAAAGAATTCAAACCATCCATTGTCTTGATACACGACCAACAGAAGAAATGTCCAGGCCCAATCTGGGTTAGGGGTGGAATACCAATGGAATCAGCAGATGGTACAAAGTATGAAACCCGGAACCGGGTTACACTCTGTCGTTGTGGAAAATCGGAAAATAAACCCTACTGTGATGGCAGCCATTGGATGAGCTCCGATTTGAAATTGAAATTCAGGAAAAAATGGGGATTAGATGAAAAATAG
- the tmk gene encoding dTMP kinase: MYICMEGIDGSGKSTQLKSLTKWLKDCGLSVTLIREPTDSPVGLLIRKMLKKPGAQDENFQRTLALLFAADRTLLMDEIRRKEKMNQVILSDRSFYSSLAYQNGTEWIAQINQYALKPDLVILLDVDTETALKRCEGIDSFEEKNFLDNVRNKYLKLAQQHDFMVVNANNGFNKVHDDIKRIVARKLGMCI, from the coding sequence ATGTACATTTGTATGGAAGGAATTGATGGTTCAGGTAAATCCACACAACTTAAAAGCTTGACCAAATGGTTAAAAGATTGCGGACTCTCTGTAACTTTGATAAGAGAACCAACTGATTCTCCAGTAGGTCTGCTTATTCGTAAGATGCTAAAAAAACCTGGTGCGCAGGATGAAAACTTCCAAAGAACTTTAGCACTCCTTTTTGCAGCTGACCGAACCCTTCTTATGGATGAAATCCGCAGAAAAGAAAAGATGAATCAAGTTATACTCAGTGACCGTTCATTTTACTCCAGCTTGGCTTACCAGAACGGAACAGAATGGATAGCCCAAATAAATCAATACGCCCTAAAACCAGATTTGGTAATACTATTGGATGTGGATACTGAAACTGCTCTAAAAAGATGTGAAGGAATAGACAGCTTTGAAGAGAAAAATTTCCTGGATAATGTCCGGAATAAATACCTAAAACTTGCCCAACAGCACGATTTCATGGTGGTAAATGCTAATAATGGATTCAACAAGGTACATGATGATATTAAAAGAATTGTTGCACGTAAATTAGGAATGTGTATTTAA